The following proteins are co-located in the Maridesulfovibrio sp. genome:
- a CDS encoding toxin-activating lysine-acyltransferase, with amino-acid sequence MSEKNNKSGHWSQKNTNVRGANGEPITMAGVLGEITWVLSQHRSHRYMFLADLEWLVMPPVLAGQYRIFRTEEGPIGVALWAYLSDKAEKRISEGLGRIAPVEWRSGTNLWIIDLIAPFGGDDKMIEELKSSVFKGQSFKYPKVTPDGQRTIVEDKG; translated from the coding sequence ATGAGTGAAAAAAATAATAAATCTGGTCACTGGAGTCAGAAGAATACCAACGTTAGAGGAGCAAATGGGGAACCCATCACAATGGCTGGAGTTCTCGGAGAGATAACTTGGGTTCTCTCACAGCACCGCTCTCACCGTTATATGTTTCTTGCGGATTTGGAATGGCTGGTAATGCCTCCGGTGCTGGCTGGTCAGTACAGAATATTCCGTACTGAGGAAGGTCCGATCGGCGTCGCTCTGTGGGCATACTTGTCAGATAAAGCCGAAAAAAGGATTTCAGAAGGGTTGGGGCGTATTGCCCCTGTTGAATGGAGGAGCGGAACGAATCTTTGGATTATTGATTTGATAGCTCCTTTCGGTGGGGATGATAAAATGATTGAGGAATTGAAAAGCAGCGTATTCAAAGGACAGTCGTTTAAATATCCCAAAGTAACACCCGATGGTCAGAGAACAATCGTGGAAGATAAAGGATAA
- a CDS encoding toxin-activating lysine-acyltransferase, translated as MMTNSEDNLDFEAADRSFIKERGGESFNNYFGIPDGSAVFESVVKLLLNSPSHDHLFLSDMKWLVLPPLQLRQCKLYRQQGVAVAFASWAMLSPEAEKDFIRNKRLRPRDWDSGNRCWLVDVVTPYGNSEQVIKNLTRTALKEIPVQTLQFHKDGFRVVQLEEMLATTNQ; from the coding sequence ATGATGACGAATTCAGAAGACAACCTTGATTTTGAGGCAGCGGACAGGAGTTTTATTAAAGAAAGAGGCGGGGAAAGTTTCAATAATTATTTTGGAATTCCTGATGGTTCTGCTGTTTTTGAGTCTGTGGTGAAGTTGCTTCTTAACTCTCCTTCCCATGATCATTTATTCCTTTCGGACATGAAGTGGCTAGTGTTGCCTCCGTTACAGCTAAGGCAGTGCAAATTGTATCGCCAGCAGGGGGTTGCCGTGGCTTTTGCTTCTTGGGCGATGCTGTCTCCTGAGGCAGAGAAGGATTTTATTCGTAATAAAAGACTGCGTCCAAGGGATTGGGATTCCGGAAATAGATGCTGGCTTGTTGACGTGGTGACTCCCTATGGTAATTCGGAACAAGTCATAAAAAATTTGACTAGGACAGCTTTGAAGGAAATACCGGTTCAAACTCTGCAGTTCCACAAAGACGGTTTTAGAGTTGTTCAACTGGAAGAAATGCTGGCAACAACAAATCAGTAA
- a CDS encoding GNAT family N-acetyltransferase — MNIRPAMHSDVEAVVQLGREMHSLGRFKNIRYDFTKCRQAVRHCVDNPGSFFFCIAETDEKEIIGLHMGMLQEYFFSNQVAAQSISFFVTPEYRGSSAALKMLYAFKKWAKKRNAIEVVFGTGISEGAPLAVMDNFMKRLGFELTGGNYGLWINTDQSVG, encoded by the coding sequence ATGAATATTCGCCCTGCAATGCATTCAGATGTCGAAGCTGTAGTTCAGCTTGGGAGAGAAATGCACTCCTTAGGTCGTTTTAAAAATATCAGATATGATTTTACAAAATGCCGTCAGGCCGTCAGGCATTGTGTGGATAACCCCGGTTCCTTTTTTTTCTGTATTGCAGAAACTGATGAAAAGGAAATCATTGGTTTGCATATGGGAATGCTTCAGGAGTATTTTTTTAGCAATCAGGTAGCAGCGCAATCGATTAGTTTTTTTGTAACGCCTGAGTACCGTGGGTCATCGGCTGCTTTGAAAATGTTATACGCTTTCAAGAAGTGGGCGAAGAAGCGAAATGCCATTGAGGTTGTTTTCGGTACAGGTATTTCTGAAGGAGCTCCTTTAGCTGTTATGGATAATTTTATGAAAAGGCTCGGTTTTGAACTCACTGGCGGTAACTACGGCTTGTGGATTAACACGGACCAAAGTGTGGGATAA
- a CDS encoding acyl carrier protein produces the protein MRPTKTEIIEQVKQVTAQVMGLNSLKLKEEFHYIADLGTDSLSMLQIKLELEDLYDIDIPDEHITKISSIGSTGDYLLERLSEES, from the coding sequence ATGAGACCGACAAAAACTGAAATAATTGAACAGGTAAAGCAGGTTACTGCTCAGGTTATGGGGCTGAACTCTTTGAAACTGAAGGAAGAGTTCCACTATATTGCAGATTTGGGTACTGATTCTCTTTCGATGCTGCAGATTAAGCTGGAGCTGGAAGATTTGTATGACATAGATATACCTGACGAACATATCACAAAAATATCCAGTATCGGTAGTACCGGCGATTATCTTTTAGAGCGATTGAGTGAGGAATCATAA
- a CDS encoding Ig-like domain-containing protein, translated as MPSIPKKIGSVTDFRKFIGDFDGDITIDPVTRKITGINASGKTIFGTLSGEVALDKHGNVDAFVFEGSRSVKLADVGVRCSLSDGGVITSVFASTDIGTEDFKAEGSLTGSIGYSGNALFLEVAVDGKVVANYMGVKLSHGGELSERIELVSWDTVEAGDNSTNSTISGYNPDKHAGADSTPIKDTDLNQNQGSGDTSSTNTPQPDNLVTPTPQNNTSQIIPRNSTYKIQPDDTLTAISKKSGVPVDVLREHNNIDDPDKIYAGADLEIPTKDKEAEIKQRIKDEREAAIKKAQETKTAEDTATTSSENNSDPHDQKDADSADDPANEDNPTENKDEQNASGEDQDENKSAEENADAPAVDNVITGTIGSIVGSHIGMALGIDGRFETAAVSAVGQTFGRNIGEVVGGNIDAFDDFFTGNGQAGNNVYEDFATSDFGQNAVGAGVGLASSFLTSELSNLLDVGGDFGGALFETVTDFAISSVIEEGLKLADFNPMIGKDSLLGGFEGFSNPANWASMGGGFLGGYLGRQVVDIDTQAEAIGSSMGSALGAWGGAAAAVSIAKMAGMAQVCIPIPFVGALIGAFVGTIIGCFFGGLFGGSKPEPPPPPHAEAVMELNADGEFELTHMEMEHGGDGGGLGETISSMADTLNALIEASGGSILNAGDIGKVTIGYTKDEKHLNGEPIDSLSDGVDRGLLATIRSIQIEGGDPIIKRAIYNSRATTIEELLEDVQAAEKYRTYVENQDEIDQLLEAEGEIEELLQRADELAADSEVTPAELRAQANKMAEEIEFWKDVLKQVEGLRLDQEHYSDGFSKLGKLLAASGVNFSGQHLNDLSMELSHGRLTIAVNDPENPDADFSDLQPRFTISDWDNWKKDSSMLTLSDGTIVSLGGLVESFGVTENSGPVNLGEVMAERLGTDGISGTDMNDVLGGTSGDDVMSGGKGRDTLKGGAGNDTADYSSSDAGVDIDLAAGTAKGGDAAGDKLVSIENLTGSSQRDVLKGDAKANVIDSGAGDDAIASAGGDDVVLGGAGEDVINAGAGDDVIDGGADSDNIFGDGGRDRASGGAANDSVFAGADDDFASGGDGNDMLSGGSGDDVLIGGSGDDVLVGGEGSDYLVGGTGTDTAIFDGDAGDYIIKTENGRTTVRRKDGTGDEDVLKDVEFFQFDDSVVNRLDTVVASGGADEEEEEEEYKSSGSRVLPSRASMMAMAAALGIAAVMATDESSAADEFYDLTPDQVVGTSGGTVTGDDAQDVVVNAADQAADIESSLSENTATNGAAESDNVVVPSDEDSADEEQLETSSFSSVAMPELDLEQSAEAEPAEGGEVSTAEAVAEDDAEENVEVEEDGEGAEINGDSDPEPEILIAESSPSASGDEDSSIDLDLNVHLSNPGKALIIISGVPEGVSLSAGTHTGSGNWTLEYSHLEGLKLLMPNDWAADFELGLSLTQFGAYSVKSKVSSFTVQVQATTNAPTLTVVEEILAVSDTSTGELMNGTAVEDTFHAGGGDDTVYGAAGNDVIYGDSAKGLSTSPLVIDSTMVQPDADGSETLTLAVFGVPVGGYLSAGTEMPVGSGVWSLTADQIEGLEITVPAGAEDYTVAVIATTTDIDPDTGPVTASSEPKEITVKASDVAGDDELHGGAGADELRGEDGADVLWGDAGEDSLYGGDGNDVLHVDADDKIYDGGDGYDTLVADGSTGITVDLGENNIERAYGGANSDNIYTSTSASVYIDGGAGTDALTGNDGDDTLIGGAGNDAFHGGDGDDTLYVDSEDTIIDAGEGTDTLIVTGDSGLDIDLSAANVEIAVGGNHADTFRISGAESIVADLGDGDDLVLSGSGRDVLSGGDGEDTVSYELSDTKVYASLAVGFAGVDGYAEADSLDGFENIIGSSHDDVLTGDDLINKLVGGAGNDNLIGGGGDDILTGGIGDDVIEGGEGDDVAVFSGKFSDYTVTKTEDRAASVVWNGASGTDSGSDTVSEVETLQFDDAVIYLDGRNNRPYTQADTASTREDTAVIISKEDVFANDIDFDGDPMHISNVSAAVNGSVSLTSGGDIRFVPSHNYYGEASFTYTACDDKGLEHSSTVSVTVEAVNDAPTIQAGGAQYSGQHSPYSGSGRVLGTDVDDSSLTYQLVSGDGFSVSSDGSFSYDGGNQTDSMVVRITDPHGASSTHTISITNPEKPDGGGKKPIAMDLDNDGLEFIGIDDSDVYMDVNNDEFIEHLAWVSGDDGLLAFDRNDDGKIEGFDEISFAADHDDARTDLEGLALGYDSNSDGEFNAEDDLWDRFGIWQDANENGICEHGEFIDLEIIGVSSIGLSSDWQAERLGDTVLFGKTSFETTDGEVGILGDVAFLYDDSRYVRIDNDDGSSRIVQVAEDTEEGRQVLNEMVDEVIADIQEQNSTTEQQEVTEESVESDVSPEDMWLQDQQDSDTPGLEDGPEESFNHDVSPEDAWLQEQQGSDIQGLDDPPAESINGDVSSGDAWLQEQAVESFDNDEQPYENNSESISDSRSDSGIGDGGSVATEACQVAEAMAVFDSPDDSSAEIDSAIIDLNMDVYIDEAIDADAR; from the coding sequence ATGCCTTCTATACCTAAAAAAATCGGGAGCGTTACTGATTTCCGAAAGTTTATCGGAGATTTTGATGGCGATATTACTATTGATCCTGTAACTCGTAAGATTACAGGTATAAATGCTAGTGGTAAAACCATTTTTGGTACACTTAGCGGGGAAGTAGCGCTTGATAAGCATGGTAATGTTGATGCCTTTGTTTTTGAAGGCAGTCGTTCGGTTAAGCTTGCAGACGTTGGAGTGCGTTGTTCGTTAAGTGATGGTGGTGTTATTACTTCAGTTTTTGCCTCAACTGATATTGGGACCGAGGATTTTAAGGCCGAGGGTTCATTGACAGGTAGTATAGGATACAGTGGTAATGCTTTATTTTTAGAGGTGGCAGTTGATGGTAAAGTTGTAGCAAACTATATGGGGGTTAAGCTGTCCCATGGTGGTGAGTTGTCAGAGAGAATTGAACTAGTTAGTTGGGACACCGTAGAGGCCGGTGACAATTCTACAAATTCAACAATTTCTGGTTACAACCCAGACAAACACGCAGGAGCTGACTCAACTCCCATTAAAGACACCGATTTGAATCAGAACCAGGGGTCAGGTGACACCAGCTCAACAAATACACCCCAGCCAGATAATCTGGTAACTCCCACCCCGCAAAACAATACTTCTCAGATTATCCCCCGCAATAGCACTTACAAAATCCAGCCCGATGACACTTTGACTGCGATTTCAAAAAAATCAGGTGTTCCAGTTGATGTGCTGCGTGAGCATAATAATATTGATGACCCAGATAAGATATATGCAGGCGCTGACCTTGAGATTCCTACTAAGGATAAAGAAGCCGAAATAAAGCAGAGAATCAAAGACGAACGTGAAGCAGCAATAAAAAAAGCACAAGAAACAAAAACTGCCGAAGATACAGCCACAACTTCTTCTGAAAATAATTCTGACCCTCATGATCAGAAAGATGCAGATAGTGCTGATGATCCTGCAAATGAAGACAATCCTACTGAAAATAAAGATGAACAGAATGCGTCCGGTGAAGATCAGGACGAGAACAAGTCCGCCGAAGAGAATGCAGACGCACCAGCAGTAGATAACGTCATCACCGGAACCATCGGTTCCATTGTCGGCTCCCATATCGGTATGGCCCTTGGTATAGATGGGCGTTTTGAGACTGCTGCTGTCAGTGCGGTGGGGCAGACTTTCGGGCGCAATATTGGTGAAGTTGTCGGCGGTAATATTGATGCTTTTGATGATTTTTTTACCGGCAACGGCCAAGCGGGCAATAATGTTTATGAAGATTTCGCCACCAGCGATTTCGGCCAGAATGCCGTAGGGGCTGGAGTCGGCCTTGCTTCCTCTTTTCTTACTTCAGAACTTTCCAATCTTCTCGATGTAGGCGGTGATTTCGGCGGGGCCTTGTTTGAAACGGTCACGGATTTCGCTATTTCGTCTGTAATTGAAGAGGGGCTTAAATTAGCTGATTTTAACCCCATGATAGGGAAAGATTCGCTATTAGGCGGGTTTGAAGGTTTTTCTAATCCTGCGAACTGGGCCAGCATGGGCGGTGGATTTCTGGGTGGGTATCTGGGGCGTCAGGTCGTGGATATTGATACTCAGGCAGAAGCTATCGGTAGTTCCATGGGCTCGGCTCTCGGTGCATGGGGCGGTGCTGCTGCAGCGGTAAGTATCGCTAAGATGGCTGGGATGGCGCAGGTTTGTATTCCTATCCCTTTTGTGGGTGCCCTTATCGGTGCCTTTGTGGGTACCATTATCGGTTGTTTCTTTGGCGGATTGTTTGGCGGCAGCAAGCCTGAGCCTCCGCCGCCGCCACATGCCGAGGCTGTTATGGAGCTCAATGCGGACGGTGAGTTCGAGTTGACCCATATGGAAATGGAGCATGGCGGGGACGGTGGCGGACTCGGTGAAACGATCTCCTCCATGGCCGATACCCTGAATGCCCTTATTGAGGCCAGCGGCGGTTCTATCCTTAATGCCGGGGATATCGGTAAAGTTACCATCGGCTATACCAAAGATGAGAAGCACCTTAACGGTGAACCTATTGATTCCCTTTCTGATGGTGTTGATAGAGGATTGCTGGCTACCATCCGCAGCATTCAGATTGAGGGTGGCGACCCTATCATCAAGCGGGCCATTTATAATTCCCGAGCCACCACGATTGAGGAGCTGCTGGAAGATGTTCAGGCTGCGGAGAAATACCGCACCTACGTTGAGAATCAGGACGAGATCGACCAGTTGCTGGAGGCGGAAGGCGAGATTGAAGAACTTCTGCAAAGGGCCGATGAGCTTGCGGCTGATTCAGAGGTTACCCCTGCTGAATTGCGTGCTCAGGCCAACAAGATGGCCGAAGAGATTGAGTTCTGGAAGGATGTACTTAAGCAAGTAGAAGGACTCCGACTTGATCAAGAACATTATTCGGATGGCTTCAGCAAGCTCGGCAAGCTGCTGGCAGCCAGCGGAGTGAATTTTTCCGGGCAACATCTGAATGACCTCTCCATGGAACTTTCCCATGGTCGGCTTACTATTGCTGTTAATGATCCGGAGAACCCGGATGCTGATTTTTCTGACCTCCAGCCTCGTTTTACTATTTCAGATTGGGATAATTGGAAGAAAGATTCTTCCATGCTGACTCTGTCCGACGGGACTATTGTTTCCCTTGGTGGGCTGGTGGAAAGTTTCGGTGTTACCGAGAACTCCGGCCCTGTTAATCTGGGTGAGGTCATGGCCGAACGTCTCGGCACTGATGGTATCTCCGGTACCGATATGAATGATGTGCTTGGCGGCACAAGTGGTGATGATGTCATGTCCGGCGGTAAAGGACGCGATACACTCAAGGGTGGAGCCGGGAACGATACTGCCGATTATTCAAGCTCGGATGCCGGTGTGGATATTGATTTGGCCGCAGGCACAGCTAAAGGTGGTGATGCTGCGGGCGACAAGCTGGTCAGCATCGAAAACCTTACTGGTTCCTCTCAGCGTGATGTCCTTAAGGGGGACGCTAAAGCAAACGTGATTGACAGCGGAGCGGGTGATGATGCCATTGCTTCCGCTGGCGGGGATGATGTTGTTCTCGGTGGAGCAGGTGAAGATGTTATCAATGCCGGGGCTGGGGATGACGTTATTGATGGCGGTGCTGATTCAGATAATATTTTCGGTGATGGTGGGCGCGACCGGGCTTCCGGAGGCGCGGCCAATGATTCGGTCTTTGCAGGGGCCGATGATGACTTTGCCTCTGGTGGTGATGGAAACGATATGCTTTCCGGAGGTTCCGGGGACGATGTTCTGATCGGTGGTTCCGGGGACGATGTGCTCGTGGGCGGCGAAGGCAGTGATTACCTTGTAGGTGGTACAGGCACTGATACTGCTATTTTTGATGGCGATGCCGGTGACTATATCATCAAGACTGAGAATGGACGGACTACCGTACGTCGCAAGGACGGTACCGGAGATGAAGATGTCCTTAAGGATGTAGAATTTTTCCAGTTTGACGATTCCGTTGTCAACAGGCTTGATACAGTTGTGGCTTCAGGTGGAGCAGACGAAGAGGAAGAAGAGGAAGAATATAAATCTTCCGGTTCCCGTGTGTTGCCTTCCAGAGCCAGCATGATGGCCATGGCCGCAGCTTTGGGTATTGCCGCAGTGATGGCAACCGATGAGTCTTCGGCTGCCGATGAATTTTATGATCTTACACCTGATCAGGTGGTTGGAACATCCGGCGGAACCGTTACTGGTGATGACGCGCAGGATGTGGTTGTTAATGCAGCAGATCAGGCGGCGGACATTGAGAGCTCTTTGTCTGAAAACACAGCAACAAACGGGGCTGCAGAGAGTGATAATGTAGTTGTTCCATCAGATGAAGATAGCGCAGATGAGGAGCAGCTGGAAACAAGCTCTTTTAGTTCTGTTGCTATGCCGGAGCTGGATCTGGAGCAGAGTGCTGAAGCAGAACCGGCAGAGGGCGGAGAAGTTTCTACCGCCGAGGCTGTTGCAGAAGATGATGCTGAAGAGAATGTTGAAGTTGAAGAAGACGGAGAGGGGGCTGAGATAAATGGAGATAGCGACCCTGAACCTGAAATCCTTATCGCAGAATCTTCTCCCTCTGCCAGCGGAGATGAAGATAGTTCCATTGATCTGGACTTGAACGTACATTTAAGCAATCCGGGAAAGGCCTTAATCATAATTTCAGGAGTGCCTGAAGGAGTCTCTCTATCTGCAGGAACTCATACAGGATCAGGCAATTGGACTCTTGAATACAGTCATCTGGAAGGTCTCAAGTTACTGATGCCGAATGACTGGGCTGCGGATTTTGAATTGGGGCTTTCACTAACCCAGTTCGGTGCGTATTCCGTTAAAAGCAAGGTCAGTTCCTTTACGGTCCAAGTTCAGGCTACTACCAATGCTCCGACTCTTACCGTTGTTGAGGAAATCTTGGCTGTCTCCGATACCAGTACAGGCGAGCTCATGAACGGTACAGCTGTAGAGGATACTTTCCATGCCGGTGGAGGTGACGATACTGTTTACGGTGCTGCCGGTAATGATGTTATATATGGTGACAGTGCAAAAGGATTGTCCACTTCGCCTCTGGTAATTGATTCTACAATGGTGCAGCCCGATGCAGACGGGAGTGAAACCCTGACTTTGGCTGTGTTCGGTGTTCCTGTCGGAGGGTATCTTAGTGCCGGAACCGAAATGCCGGTTGGATCGGGAGTATGGAGCCTTACAGCCGACCAGATCGAAGGGCTTGAAATAACTGTTCCCGCAGGTGCTGAAGATTACACCGTTGCAGTCATTGCCACCACAACCGATATTGATCCTGATACTGGGCCTGTTACAGCTTCCAGCGAGCCAAAAGAAATCACAGTTAAAGCTTCCGACGTTGCCGGGGATGATGAATTGCACGGCGGTGCTGGAGCTGATGAACTGCGTGGAGAAGACGGTGCCGATGTTCTTTGGGGTGATGCCGGAGAAGATAGCCTTTATGGCGGTGACGGCAATGATGTCTTACATGTGGATGCGGACGATAAAATTTATGACGGCGGCGACGGTTACGATACTCTTGTTGCAGATGGAAGCACAGGGATCACAGTCGATCTTGGTGAGAATAATATTGAACGCGCCTATGGTGGAGCTAACTCCGACAATATTTATACTTCAACCTCCGCATCAGTATATATTGATGGTGGAGCCGGAACTGATGCCCTCACAGGGAATGACGGTGATGATACTTTAATCGGTGGTGCCGGAAATGATGCGTTTCACGGCGGCGACGGCGATGATACTCTTTATGTGGATAGTGAAGATACCATCATTGACGCCGGGGAAGGTACGGATACGCTTATCGTCACCGGTGACAGCGGGCTTGATATTGATCTTAGCGCGGCCAATGTGGAGATTGCTGTCGGCGGCAATCATGCAGATACATTTCGGATTAGCGGCGCAGAATCCATTGTTGCTGATTTAGGAGACGGAGACGATCTGGTTCTGTCCGGTTCGGGCCGAGATGTTCTCTCCGGCGGCGATGGTGAAGATACAGTCTCATATGAATTGTCCGATACTAAGGTTTATGCCAGTCTTGCCGTCGGTTTTGCTGGAGTGGATGGATATGCTGAGGCAGATTCTCTGGACGGTTTCGAGAATATCATAGGATCTTCGCATGATGATGTGTTGACCGGGGATGATCTTATCAACAAGTTGGTTGGTGGTGCTGGAAATGATAATCTGATCGGTGGCGGTGGCGACGATATCCTTACCGGAGGCATTGGCGATGATGTAATTGAAGGTGGCGAAGGTGACGATGTCGCAGTATTCAGCGGAAAGTTTTCTGATTACACCGTAACCAAAACCGAAGACAGGGCAGCTTCTGTTGTCTGGAACGGTGCCTCCGGGACCGATTCTGGTAGTGACACGGTATCCGAAGTTGAAACATTGCAGTTCGATGATGCTGTCATCTATCTGGATGGGCGCAACAACAGACCTTATACTCAGGCGGATACCGCATCCACTCGCGAAGATACAGCTGTAATAATTTCCAAGGAAGACGTTTTTGCCAATGATATAGATTTTGATGGCGACCCCATGCATATTTCTAATGTCTCTGCAGCGGTAAACGGCTCTGTCAGCCTCACCTCCGGTGGTGATATCAGGTTTGTGCCTTCGCATAACTATTACGGCGAAGCCTCTTTCACTTATACCGCCTGCGACGATAAAGGGCTGGAGCATTCTTCTACAGTGAGCGTTACCGTGGAAGCGGTTAACGACGCTCCGACAATTCAGGCCGGTGGGGCCCAGTATTCCGGCCAGCATTCACCATACAGCGGCTCTGGACGTGTGCTCGGTACCGATGTTGATGATTCTTCGCTAACCTATCAGTTAGTCTCAGGGGACGGATTTTCTGTAAGCAGTGACGGTTCTTTTTCCTACGATGGAGGTAATCAGACAGACTCCATGGTCGTTCGTATTACCGACCCACACGGTGCCAGTTCCACTCATACAATATCTATCACCAACCCCGAAAAGCCTGATGGCGGTGGAAAAAAGCCTATAGCCATGGATCTGGATAACGATGGTCTGGAATTTATAGGCATTGATGATTCAGATGTCTATATGGATGTTAATAATGACGAGTTCATAGAACATTTGGCTTGGGTAAGTGGCGACGATGGTTTGCTTGCATTCGATCGTAATGACGATGGTAAGATTGAAGGTTTTGACGAGATTTCTTTTGCCGCTGACCATGATGATGCCCGCACAGACCTTGAGGGATTGGCTCTGGGCTATGATTCCAATAGCGACGGAGAGTTCAATGCTGAGGATGATTTATGGGATCGTTTCGGAATTTGGCAGGACGCTAACGAAAATGGAATCTGCGAGCATGGAGAATTTATCGATCTCGAAATAATTGGAGTGTCTTCCATTGGTCTGAGTAGTGATTGGCAGGCCGAGCGTTTGGGCGATACCGTATTATTCGGGAAGACGTCTTTCGAGACAACTGATGGTGAAGTCGGTATTCTGGGGGATGTTGCTTTTCTGTATGACGATTCTCGTTATGTTCGTATCGATAATGACGATGGGTCTAGCCGGATTGTACAAGTGGCCGAAGATACAGAGGAAGGTAGACAGGTTCTCAACGAAATGGTGGATGAGGTAATTGCCGATATTCAGGAGCAGAATAGTACGACTGAGCAGCAAGAAGTTACGGAAGAGAGTGTCGAGAGTGATGTTTCCCCTGAAGATATGTGGCTACAGGATCAGCAGGACAGTGACACTCCAGGACTGGAGGATGGGCCGGAAGAAAGCTTTAATCATGATGTTTCTCCTGAAGATGCGTGGTTACAGGAGCAGCAGGGCAGCGATATTCAAGGGCTCGATGATCCGCCTGCGGAGAGTATTAATGGAGATGTTTCTTCTGGGGATGCGTGGTTACAGGAGCAAGCTGTTGAATCGTTTGATAACGATGAACAACCTTATGAGAATAACTCTGAATCCATTTCAGATTCACGTTCAGATTCAGGTATTGGAGATGGGGGGAGCGTAGCAACTGAAGCTTGTCAGGTTGCTGAAGCTATGGCCGTATTTGATTCTCCGGACGATTCTTCTGCTGAAATTGATTCCGCAATAATTGATTTGAATATGGATGTTTACATTGATGAAGCTATTGATGCTGATGCCAGATAA
- a CDS encoding TetR/AcrR family transcriptional regulator codes for MNTTSKTMDAPQQPLRMLILDAARKLFAEHGYAQVSMRKLATTIGYSPTTIYHHFKDKKELFLCLTEETYRDFLHRINRIIATTPPPREALKDILYTLVDMGLENPNAYRVGFMMESDLWNDHNSHFQDNPLGKTMYNRINKCVKDCLPANASDEDIIVTANSVVAATHGLTSLLITYPTFEWGPLDKLKAQVIDSAVDAIS; via the coding sequence ATGAATACTACTTCAAAAACAATGGATGCGCCGCAGCAGCCCTTACGTATGCTGATATTGGACGCCGCCCGCAAGCTCTTTGCCGAGCACGGGTACGCTCAGGTTTCCATGCGTAAGCTGGCGACCACCATCGGCTACTCGCCAACTACAATTTATCATCACTTTAAAGATAAAAAGGAACTCTTCCTCTGCCTGACTGAAGAGACATACCGGGACTTCCTGCACCGTATCAATCGCATTATAGCGACCACGCCTCCCCCACGTGAAGCTCTGAAAGACATACTCTACACTCTTGTGGATATGGGACTTGAAAACCCCAATGCCTATAGGGTGGGTTTTATGATGGAAAGTGACCTGTGGAATGACCACAACTCACATTTTCAGGACAACCCGCTCGGTAAGACCATGTACAATCGTATTAACAAGTGTGTAAAAGACTGCCTGCCCGCAAATGCTTCCGATGAAGACATTATAGTTACCGCAAACTCGGTAGTAGCTGCTACCCACGGGCTGACTTCACTTTTGATTACCTACCCCACTTTTGAATGGGGTCCGCTGGACAAGTTAAAAGCACAGGTAATTGACTCCGCTGTTGACGCCATCAGCTGA